One part of the Hydrogenobacter sp. T-2 genome encodes these proteins:
- a CDS encoding metal ABC transporter permease, translating into MDLLSYSLFWKGFLSALFIALSTSMVGVFLLIKRLSMLGAGLSHAAFGGIALAIVLDLEPMTFTVLYTVILGLLIQFLVDKKSLPADTVLALFFSLGVAMAIVILGITDNLGTNVFSYLFGSILTASEVDLLLSVLIFLLTSLFILVNYRKLLLLSFNEELAKLRSIRVSFLNYSLIALASANVALSIKAVGLVLSASFISIPAMTSLLVSSSFLQSIVLSVSFSFLSLSSGIAFSLLFDLPPSGAVVGSMAIIFLIMSLSKFIKRKVLGSP; encoded by the coding sequence ATGGACCTCTTATCTTACAGCCTCTTTTGGAAAGGCTTTCTTTCCGCCCTTTTTATAGCCCTTTCCACCTCCATGGTGGGTGTATTCCTTCTCATTAAAAGGCTTTCCATGCTTGGTGCTGGTCTCTCTCATGCCGCCTTTGGTGGTATAGCCCTTGCCATAGTCCTTGACCTTGAGCCCATGACCTTTACAGTGCTCTACACAGTTATTCTTGGTCTTCTTATCCAGTTCCTTGTGGATAAAAAGTCCCTACCTGCGGACACGGTGCTTGCCCTCTTTTTCTCCCTGGGTGTTGCCATGGCAATAGTGATCCTCGGCATTACGGACAACCTTGGCACTAACGTATTTTCATACCTCTTTGGTAGCATACTCACCGCCTCTGAGGTAGACCTTCTCTTGTCCGTGCTAATCTTTCTCCTAACCTCTCTGTTTATTCTCGTAAACTACCGAAAGCTCCTACTTCTTAGCTTTAACGAAGAGCTTGCAAAACTAAGAAGCATAAGAGTTAGTTTTCTCAATTACTCCCTTATTGCCCTCGCCTCTGCCAACGTAGCCCTATCCATAAAGGCTGTGGGACTTGTGCTTTCCGCCAGCTTTATATCCATACCAGCTATGACTTCGCTCTTGGTTTCCTCCTCCTTTCTGCAAAGTATAGTTCTTTCTGTCTCCTTTTCCTTTCTCTCTCTTTCCTCTGGCATAGCCTTCTCTCTGCTTTTTGACCTTCCTCCCAGTGGTGCAGTGGTAGGAAGCATGGCAATAATCTTTCTAATAATGTCCCTTAGCAAGTTTATAAAAAGAAAAGTTTTAGGCTCTCCTTAG
- a CDS encoding ribonuclease HIII, producing MSNLTLRLEKEDWDRVRALLEELGFKGLPRDCVVWYLTDGSNHATLYSSGTLLIQGKRAKEVKDLILSSLGTPEEVLIGCDESGKGDVFGPLVLCCAVIKPEYYRRVLSLNMKDCKRLSDEAVLKKASDFRSFGEYKCRLVEPKELNELYERKKNLNRILDELYVGLLEEFLKRYPEGRFSVDAYSSKSPFDGRVSFIHKGEEDLAVATASVLARAGFLRWLENRGLPKGSSKEAMALARRIYREDKERAKESLKLFFL from the coding sequence GTGAGTAATCTAACGCTGAGGCTTGAGAAAGAAGATTGGGACAGGGTAAGGGCTCTTTTGGAAGAGTTGGGTTTTAAGGGTTTGCCAAGGGATTGTGTGGTTTGGTATTTGACTGATGGTTCTAACCATGCAACGCTCTATTCCTCTGGCACGCTTCTTATTCAGGGTAAAAGGGCTAAAGAAGTAAAGGATTTGATACTTTCTTCTCTTGGCACTCCAGAAGAGGTGCTTATAGGGTGCGATGAGTCGGGGAAGGGGGATGTGTTTGGTCCTCTTGTGCTGTGCTGTGCGGTCATAAAGCCAGAGTACTACAGGAGGGTCTTGAGCCTTAATATGAAAGACTGCAAAAGGTTAAGTGATGAGGCGGTTCTCAAAAAGGCGTCCGACTTTAGGTCTTTTGGAGAGTATAAATGCAGGCTTGTAGAGCCTAAAGAGTTAAATGAGCTCTATGAAAGGAAGAAAAACCTCAACAGAATCCTCGATGAACTGTATGTGGGTCTTTTGGAAGAATTTCTCAAAAGGTATCCTGAGGGTAGGTTTTCTGTGGATGCTTATTCAAGCAAAAGTCCCTTTGACGGTAGAGTTTCTTTTATACACAAGGGGGAAGAAGACCTTGCGGTGGCAACTGCCAGCGTCCTTGCAAGGGCGGGGTTTCTAAGGTGGTTAGAAAACAGGGGCCTTCCAAAGGGCTCCTCTAAGGAGGCTATGGCTCTTGCACGCAGAATATACAGGGAAGACAAAGAAAGGGCTAAGGAGAGCCTAAAACTTTTCTTTTTATAA
- the argS gene encoding arginine--tRNA ligase: protein MKGFVERAIRERIKELYSIEINSFSLEPPREESYGDYATNVAFLLSKSLRKNPQEIAQELASKLSNHLMTAEAVKGFVNIRLSEEFVRGEFKGLLTKGQDYFFEPVEKPMYIQVEFVSANPTGPLHVGHGRGAVVGDVLSKLLQRLGHKVLREYYINDAGNQVYMLGLSVLHRYYELFGKEDPELREVFEREGYKGKYIKRLAKDLKAFYGEELLDLERERAIDLCKEYAHKRLLEDIKETLELLSVSFDSWFSERSLYERGLVEEVMQKLRERNYIYEKDGALWFKSSDFGDDKDRVVRKSDGSWTYFASDIAYHYQKFQRGFDKVINLWGADHHGYERRLIGALKALNVPEDWLKVEFVQMVRLISGGQEVRMSKRTGEFITLQELIEEVGKDAVRFVFLTRDSDTPLDFDIDLVKKNTTENPVFYVQYAYARIRGVFREVKERYCIDPDKEDLREYLHGLSEEDLRLTKKCLYLKDTFEAVAKALSPHLITYSLLELAKDFHYYYNHHRVMVEDRKLMLLRLALFRGVEITLRTAFELLGIEAPERM, encoded by the coding sequence GTGAAGGGATTTGTTGAAAGGGCTATAAGGGAAAGGATAAAGGAGCTGTATTCCATAGAGATAAACTCTTTTAGCCTTGAGCCACCAAGGGAAGAAAGCTATGGAGACTATGCCACCAACGTAGCCTTTTTGCTCTCCAAGTCTCTTAGGAAAAACCCCCAGGAGATTGCTCAAGAGCTGGCGAGCAAGCTCTCAAACCACCTAATGACTGCAGAGGCGGTCAAGGGCTTTGTAAACATAAGGCTCAGCGAGGAGTTTGTGAGGGGAGAGTTCAAAGGGCTTCTCACAAAGGGGCAGGACTACTTCTTTGAGCCTGTGGAAAAGCCTATGTATATTCAAGTGGAGTTTGTAAGTGCCAACCCTACTGGTCCTTTACATGTGGGACATGGAAGAGGTGCGGTAGTAGGCGATGTGCTCTCAAAACTTCTCCAAAGGCTCGGACACAAGGTCCTAAGGGAGTATTACATAAACGATGCGGGCAATCAGGTCTACATGCTTGGGCTTTCGGTCTTGCATAGATACTACGAGCTTTTTGGAAAGGAAGACCCAGAGCTAAGAGAGGTCTTTGAAAGGGAAGGCTATAAGGGCAAATACATAAAAAGGCTTGCCAAAGACCTAAAGGCTTTTTACGGAGAGGAACTTTTAGACCTTGAAAGGGAAAGGGCTATAGACCTTTGTAAAGAGTATGCTCACAAGAGACTTCTTGAGGATATTAAAGAGACCCTTGAGCTTTTGTCTGTGTCCTTTGATAGTTGGTTTAGCGAGAGAAGCCTTTATGAGAGAGGTCTTGTGGAAGAGGTTATGCAAAAGTTAAGGGAGAGGAACTACATATACGAAAAGGATGGTGCCTTGTGGTTCAAAAGCTCAGATTTTGGAGATGACAAGGATAGGGTAGTTAGAAAGTCCGATGGCTCTTGGACCTACTTTGCCTCGGACATAGCCTATCATTACCAAAAGTTCCAAAGAGGCTTTGACAAGGTTATAAACCTTTGGGGTGCGGACCATCACGGATACGAAAGAAGGCTTATAGGTGCTCTAAAAGCTCTTAATGTTCCAGAGGATTGGTTAAAGGTGGAGTTTGTCCAGATGGTAAGGCTCATAAGCGGTGGTCAAGAGGTGCGTATGTCCAAAAGGACTGGCGAGTTTATTACCCTGCAGGAGCTAATAGAAGAGGTGGGAAAGGATGCGGTAAGGTTTGTTTTTCTCACAAGGGACAGCGATACGCCTTTGGACTTTGATATAGACCTTGTAAAGAAGAACACCACAGAAAACCCCGTCTTTTATGTGCAGTATGCTTATGCAAGGATAAGAGGAGTCTTTAGAGAGGTCAAGGAAAGGTATTGCATAGACCCAGATAAGGAAGACTTAAGAGAATACCTGCATGGGCTTTCTGAGGAAGACCTTAGACTGACTAAGAAGTGTCTATACCTAAAAGATACCTTTGAGGCGGTAGCCAAGGCACTGTCTCCTCACCTTATAACCTATTCGCTCCTTGAGCTTGCAAAGGATTTCCATTACTACTACAACCACCACAGGGTAATGGTGGAGGACAGAAAACTCATGCTCTTGAGACTTGCCCTCTTTAGGGGTGTGGAGATAACTCTAAGGACTGCTTTTGAATTGCTGGGAATAGAAGCTCCTGAGAGGATGTAG
- a CDS encoding cupin domain-containing protein, which yields MKDIEDKLRALGYGGFYTWYDPPGTYYDWHRHPEDEVRYVLEGEITIGTEEGVYHLKAGDMLEVRAGTRHWARTEKGVKYICGSRRVLK from the coding sequence ATGAAAGATATTGAAGATAAGCTCAGGGCTTTGGGCTATGGTGGTTTCTACACGTGGTATGACCCGCCGGGGACTTATTATGACTGGCATAGGCATCCGGAGGATGAGGTAAGATATGTGCTGGAGGGTGAGATAACTATAGGGACTGAGGAGGGTGTGTATCATTTAAAGGCTGGGGATATGTTAGAGGTAAGGGCAGGCACAAGGCACTGGGCAAGAACCGAAAAGGGTGTGAAGTATATCTGTGGAAGTAGAAGGGTGTTAAAATAA
- a CDS encoding EAL domain-containing protein, with amino-acid sequence MLRFSVCPHDTEGERFKRWEEFARKLHESVGEKVSFEPLLDFSEEKERMESGKFFDIYYANPFSSVELYRRGYKPIAKFKGQRDRYFLVYRDIPKEGAIKVSTALLRPVGLILLQLDIERVEVELCESWQRALAYLEEGKVHACIMYEEIWENVQKERRKNLKVMDTFVFESSHIFMVKPEVEERLKEFFKGDDFEPAEHILEKLLKAYENFDHIYKLWTKVKAFYILENSRGVGSILYSEKGIVFANDYALKTLEYKEEELTKMSLEEAINHIIHPSYRDKVFEIVQRRIKGEQFIHDYNELIYLNKRGKYIHTYTYSITVPYGEKSYGGLVLFIDITERKKFESLYRTLREVNIAITTSLFEEELFDKTCKSLMEHLDLKFIALIKEEGDPVLYKAYGLEDELKERFMGKYKVIGKEEIYIEPEVRENKEHSWLLDFGVYSFCSIPIRGPEGKLYLLNLYSQEPYYFDEREVRGILREFRHDLEFALNRIYDWRKAFIIKNALDRSSAWLVVTDEKGVITYVNEAVSRISGYSREELLGRKTNIFKSGFHDKEFYEELWKTIKSGKEFHAVFVNRKKNGETFYLEQHIYPLELPGRITRYVSIGKDITREIELSEEVSRLAFTDPMTGLLNKEGFESMVGEGLKQASKESFAFVILDLYGTGNINRNFGISAGDKYVQAFGELLKSEFKDAKFISRLYGDKFGMLIPIRMEEDVYILEERLLRLMDKYVDIGEPIPISINAGISLYPRDGDSFGKLYSKAKSSLKRAKEFGEGRIVVTDENIEKRIQDFTFAMKLVKNAVENELFVLYFQPYFEADTLEAVGAECLVRIADKDGKVYTPAYFIDYLEKSRYLRSFEGWLIREAIKSAGKLGLKLSINLSASTLKEAEFVKTLLAMPQLPLVIEITERVILELGSEMLELLETLRRERGVKIAMDDFGTGYSTLSQLTQLPVDILKIDMSFVKNMINNKRIRAIVRNTIALARDLGIATLAEGIETEPQLRMLQGMGCDFVQGYLFAKPMNMEDMVRFLEERRNKLAGALR; translated from the coding sequence ATGTTAAGATTTTCTGTATGTCCACACGATACGGAAGGGGAAAGATTTAAAAGATGGGAAGAGTTTGCTCGCAAACTCCACGAAAGTGTAGGTGAAAAGGTTAGCTTTGAGCCTCTTTTGGACTTTTCTGAGGAAAAGGAGAGAATGGAAAGCGGTAAGTTCTTTGATATATATTACGCAAACCCTTTTTCTTCCGTAGAACTATATAGAAGGGGTTATAAACCCATTGCAAAATTCAAAGGGCAGAGGGATAGGTATTTTCTCGTCTATAGAGACATACCAAAAGAGGGGGCAATAAAGGTGTCTACAGCCCTTCTCAGACCAGTGGGGCTTATTCTTCTTCAGCTTGATATAGAAAGAGTGGAAGTGGAGCTTTGTGAAAGTTGGCAGAGGGCGTTGGCATACCTTGAAGAGGGTAAAGTCCATGCCTGCATAATGTATGAGGAAATATGGGAGAACGTTCAAAAGGAAAGAAGAAAAAATCTAAAGGTCATGGACACTTTTGTCTTTGAATCTTCCCACATTTTTATGGTGAAGCCAGAGGTTGAGGAAAGACTAAAAGAATTCTTCAAAGGTGACGATTTTGAGCCTGCGGAGCACATACTTGAAAAACTCCTCAAAGCTTACGAGAACTTTGACCATATATATAAGCTATGGACTAAAGTAAAAGCCTTTTATATTTTAGAGAACTCACGTGGCGTGGGTTCAATACTTTACTCTGAAAAAGGTATAGTCTTTGCAAATGATTACGCCCTTAAAACTCTTGAATACAAAGAAGAAGAGTTAACTAAAATGTCCTTAGAGGAGGCTATAAACCACATAATTCATCCGTCATACAGGGATAAGGTTTTTGAAATTGTCCAAAGGAGAATAAAAGGAGAACAGTTTATACATGACTATAACGAGCTTATTTATTTAAACAAAAGAGGAAAATACATACATACCTATACCTACTCCATTACTGTGCCCTATGGGGAAAAGTCTTATGGAGGACTTGTGCTTTTTATAGACATAACGGAAAGAAAAAAGTTTGAAAGCCTCTACAGGACCTTGAGAGAAGTAAACATTGCCATAACCACATCTCTGTTTGAAGAGGAGCTTTTTGATAAGACGTGCAAGAGTCTTATGGAGCACTTGGACCTTAAATTTATTGCTCTTATAAAAGAGGAAGGAGACCCTGTGCTATATAAAGCCTACGGTTTGGAGGATGAGCTTAAAGAAAGGTTTATGGGAAAATACAAGGTTATAGGAAAGGAAGAAATATACATTGAGCCAGAGGTTAGGGAAAACAAGGAACATAGCTGGCTTTTGGACTTTGGAGTTTACTCCTTTTGCTCCATTCCTATAAGGGGACCAGAGGGTAAGCTATATCTGCTAAATCTGTATTCTCAAGAACCCTATTACTTTGATGAAAGAGAAGTGAGGGGCATACTACGCGAGTTCAGGCATGACCTTGAGTTTGCCCTTAATAGGATTTACGATTGGAGAAAAGCCTTTATCATAAAAAATGCCTTAGACCGGTCAAGTGCCTGGCTCGTAGTGACTGATGAAAAGGGTGTAATAACTTATGTAAATGAGGCGGTAAGTAGGATATCGGGATACTCAAGAGAAGAGTTATTGGGCAGAAAGACTAACATCTTCAAGTCTGGCTTTCACGATAAAGAGTTTTATGAAGAGCTATGGAAAACCATAAAGTCAGGCAAGGAATTCCATGCGGTTTTTGTAAATAGGAAAAAGAACGGCGAGACCTTTTATTTAGAACAGCATATATATCCCTTGGAGCTTCCAGGACGCATTACAAGATACGTTTCCATAGGAAAAGATATAACACGAGAGATAGAGCTTTCAGAGGAGGTAAGTAGACTTGCCTTTACAGACCCAATGACCGGTCTTCTAAACAAAGAGGGTTTTGAGAGTATGGTGGGAGAAGGTCTCAAGCAGGCATCAAAGGAAAGCTTTGCCTTTGTTATACTTGACTTGTATGGCACTGGAAATATAAACAGGAATTTTGGCATATCCGCAGGAGACAAGTATGTGCAGGCTTTCGGAGAATTGTTAAAGAGCGAATTTAAAGATGCGAAATTTATCAGTAGACTATATGGGGACAAGTTTGGTATGCTTATACCCATAAGGATGGAGGAAGATGTCTACATACTGGAGGAGCGGTTATTAAGGCTTATGGATAAATACGTGGACATTGGAGAGCCAATACCTATATCCATTAACGCAGGAATTTCCCTTTATCCAAGGGACGGAGATAGTTTCGGCAAGCTTTATTCAAAGGCAAAGAGCTCACTCAAAAGAGCTAAGGAATTTGGAGAAGGTAGAATAGTAGTCACAGATGAAAATATTGAGAAAAGGATTCAAGACTTTACTTTTGCTATGAAGTTGGTAAAGAATGCCGTAGAGAATGAGCTATTTGTCCTATATTTTCAGCCTTACTTTGAGGCAGATACACTTGAGGCTGTTGGTGCGGAGTGTTTAGTAAGAATAGCGGACAAGGATGGGAAGGTATACACGCCTGCATATTTTATAGACTATCTTGAGAAGAGTAGATATCTGCGTAGTTTTGAAGGTTGGCTTATAAGGGAGGCTATAAAATCTGCAGGAAAACTGGGTTTAAAGCTTTCTATAAATCTATCCGCAAGCACGCTTAAAGAAGCGGAGTTTGTCAAAACCCTTCTTGCTATGCCACAGCTACCACTCGTTATAGAAATAACTGAAAGGGTAATATTAGAGCTCGGAAGTGAAATGCTTGAATTACTTGAAACCTTAAGGAGGGAAAGGGGTGTAAAAATAGCCATGGATGACTTTGGAACGGGTTATTCCACCCTTTCTCAACTTACGCAACTACCAGTAGACATACTGAAAATAGATATGTCCTTTGTGAAGAATATGATAAACAACAAAAGAATAAGAGCCATAGTTAGAAATACCATAGCACTTGCAAGAGACCTTGGAATTGCAACCCTTGCGGAGGGTATAGAGACTGAGCCTCAACTTAGAATGCTTCAAGGTATGGGATGTGATTTTGTCCAAGGTTATCTCTTTGCCAAGCCGATGAATATGGAGGATATGGTAAGATTTCTTGAGGAGCGTAGAAATAAACTAGCAGGTGCCTTGAGATGA
- the malQ gene encoding 4-alpha-glucanotransferase, translated as MERKAGILLHISSLPSDFGIGDLGPVAYRFVNLLAESGQSLWQVLPLSPTEVEHGNSPYYSSSLFAGNPLFISPELLYEEGLLDRQTLESLRVEPSDRVDYERVYALKAHMLEKALENFKESQEFYLFCQEQAYWLEDYVRFNLIKKKLKRPWWEWKQLPELSEREVLREKVVQFLFFKQWKALRTYANSKGVSLVGDLPIYPAPDSVDVWADREIFKLREDGLPEVVAGVPPDYFSKTGQLWGNPVYRWDRLKERGFDWWLLRIRHALELFDLVRLDHFRGFCAFYQVPYGEKTAERGWWEKAEGYSLFETIREEFPHMPFIAEDLGTIDQEVHSLRDHFGLPGMKVLAFAFFDKNSEHLPHNHTYNSVVYTTTHDNMPIRGWFFEELNEWQRARVLDYLGYTPESISHALVRLAYMSVAKYCVIAMQDLLELGQEARMNTPAKPEGNWEWKLREMPNRELWEWVGFVCKLYGRSYNYP; from the coding sequence GTGGAAAGAAAAGCTGGCATTTTGCTCCACATAAGCTCCTTGCCCTCTGACTTTGGCATAGGGGACTTGGGACCCGTTGCCTACAGGTTTGTGAACCTTTTGGCGGAATCTGGTCAAAGCCTTTGGCAGGTTTTACCCCTTAGCCCCACAGAGGTGGAGCATGGAAACTCACCCTACTACTCTTCTTCTCTCTTTGCAGGAAACCCTCTATTTATAAGCCCAGAACTTTTATACGAGGAAGGTCTATTAGACAGACAGACCCTTGAGAGCCTAAGGGTAGAGCCCTCCGATAGAGTAGACTACGAGAGGGTTTACGCCCTAAAGGCACATATGCTGGAAAAGGCTTTGGAAAACTTCAAGGAGAGCCAAGAGTTTTACCTTTTTTGCCAAGAGCAGGCATACTGGCTTGAGGACTATGTTAGATTCAACCTAATAAAGAAAAAACTTAAAAGGCCTTGGTGGGAATGGAAACAGTTGCCAGAGCTTTCAGAAAGGGAGGTTCTAAGAGAAAAGGTAGTCCAGTTTCTTTTCTTCAAGCAATGGAAGGCTTTAAGAACCTACGCCAACTCAAAGGGTGTGAGCCTTGTGGGAGACCTACCCATATACCCTGCACCGGACAGTGTGGATGTTTGGGCAGACAGAGAGATATTCAAGCTAAGAGAGGATGGACTTCCAGAGGTGGTGGCTGGCGTGCCACCCGACTACTTTTCAAAAACGGGACAGCTTTGGGGAAACCCCGTATACAGATGGGACAGGCTAAAGGAAAGGGGTTTTGACTGGTGGCTTTTGAGAATAAGGCATGCCCTTGAGCTTTTTGACCTTGTAAGGCTTGACCACTTTAGAGGCTTTTGTGCCTTTTATCAAGTTCCCTATGGAGAAAAGACCGCAGAAAGAGGCTGGTGGGAAAAAGCAGAAGGCTATAGTCTTTTTGAAACTATAAGAGAAGAGTTTCCACACATGCCTTTTATAGCAGAAGACCTTGGCACAATAGACCAAGAGGTTCATAGCCTAAGAGACCACTTTGGACTGCCGGGAATGAAAGTCTTAGCCTTTGCCTTTTTTGACAAAAACTCAGAACACCTGCCTCATAACCACACCTATAACTCTGTGGTCTACACCACCACCCATGACAACATGCCTATAAGAGGATGGTTCTTTGAGGAATTAAACGAGTGGCAGAGGGCAAGGGTTTTAGACTATCTTGGATACACACCTGAGAGCATAAGCCATGCACTTGTTAGACTTGCTTACATGTCTGTGGCAAAGTATTGCGTAATTGCTATGCAAGACCTACTTGAGCTCGGACAAGAGGCAAGGATGAACACTCCTGCCAAGCCAGAAGGCAACTGGGAGTGGAAGTTAAGGGAAATGCCAAATAGAGAGCTTTGGGAGTGGGTCGGATTTGTGTGCAAGCTATATGGGAGGAGTTATAATTATCCTTAA
- a CDS encoding cytochrome C — protein MDVLGFQPMWYVPAIGSATVIAVIATIHVMASHTSVGASILLAYLATKAYRENIPQLYDYIKKYLLTLLVFSYVSGSISGPGIWFSATVANPRGISALIHNFVWVWAAEWIWFVAEVTLVYILFYTLGRIDQKSWLKLAWIFAIGSWATMYIIVGILSFMLSPGHEKWFTTGNILDAFYNKNYFPHLLMRSAYMFAIAGTIGIVIASLMRKDIPEKVYKDIVRTMSYWGIGGLVFGTMFFGWYFSTLPERSLVMLAGIVPTWYYGLIFGILLILLAHFVLTSIKPTAARAYIALPIYALIFFMGVYPEEKIRETIRKPYVAGEFVWVNQIIARDVPAKDIKSEVDIINEKGYLQVNAFVPEGLKTITPENKIMAGKAIAILQCSGCHNVTGASGLRPFAKKFEGMDSEDMVYGFLSNYLTPQAHPPYMPYFVGKDEELRALSAYIADMISKGGRVSAKIEVPKATLEAHK, from the coding sequence ATGGATGTGCTTGGCTTTCAGCCCATGTGGTATGTGCCTGCCATAGGCAGTGCCACAGTCATCGCCGTTATCGCCACCATTCACGTCATGGCATCCCACACATCAGTGGGTGCTTCCATTTTGCTGGCATACCTTGCCACAAAAGCCTACCGGGAAAACATCCCCCAGCTCTACGACTACATCAAAAAGTATCTGTTGACACTGCTCGTGTTCTCTTACGTCTCTGGTTCTATAAGCGGTCCTGGTATATGGTTCTCCGCCACAGTGGCAAACCCCAGAGGTATATCCGCCCTTATACACAACTTCGTTTGGGTCTGGGCTGCAGAGTGGATATGGTTCGTGGCTGAGGTGACTCTTGTCTACATACTCTTTTATACCCTTGGCAGGATAGACCAAAAGAGCTGGTTAAAGCTCGCGTGGATTTTTGCCATAGGCTCTTGGGCAACCATGTATATCATCGTAGGCATACTCTCTTTTATGCTCTCACCGGGTCATGAAAAGTGGTTTACCACAGGAAACATCCTTGACGCCTTTTATAACAAGAACTACTTCCCACACCTTCTTATGAGAAGTGCCTACATGTTTGCTATAGCGGGCACTATAGGTATAGTTATCGCAAGCCTTATGAGAAAGGATATACCCGAGAAAGTCTACAAGGACATAGTTAGAACCATGTCCTACTGGGGCATAGGTGGTCTTGTCTTTGGAACTATGTTCTTTGGATGGTATTTCTCCACACTACCAGAAAGAAGCCTTGTAATGCTTGCTGGAATAGTGCCAACATGGTATTATGGTCTAATATTCGGCATACTTCTTATCCTCCTCGCACACTTTGTGCTTACTTCCATAAAACCAACCGCTGCAAGAGCTTATATCGCATTACCCATATACGCGCTCATATTCTTCATGGGTGTATATCCAGAAGAGAAGATAAGGGAAACCATCCGCAAGCCCTATGTGGCTGGTGAATTTGTGTGGGTCAACCAAATTATCGCCAGAGATGTGCCAGCCAAGGATATAAAGTCTGAGGTGGACATCATTAACGAAAAGGGCTATCTCCAAGTCAACGCCTTTGTGCCAGAGGGTCTAAAGACCATAACACCCGAAAACAAGATAATGGCAGGAAAGGCAATAGCCATACTCCAATGCTCTGGATGCCACAATGTGACAGGAGCCTCTGGTCTTAGACCCTTTGCTAAGAAATTTGAAGGTATGGACTCAGAGGATATGGTCTATGGTTTCCTCTCCAACTACCTTACTCCTCAAGCTCATCCTCCATACATGCCCTACTTTGTGGGTAAGGACGAGGAGCTACGAGCCCTTTCAGCCTACATAGCGGATATGATCTCAAAGGGTGGTAGAGTCTCTGCCAAGATAGAAGTGCCAAAAGCAACTCTGGAGGCACATAAATAA
- a CDS encoding mechanosensitive ion channel family protein, with protein sequence MSLLKTYGALLLILILVPSLGLFVERFVFYRLRRLSEKSPWGWDKVLIDSLRYIPTLWSFLIALYLVSEELKLPKSIVLVKDKALWVLFIISFALFLSRLVGGFLRLYINRYREDLPATSLVVQVSRVVILVVGVLIALDKIGIAITPILTALGVGGLAVALALKDTLENLFAGFHVLATKQIKVGDYVRLESGEEGFVQDITWRNTILRQPANNLIIVPNSKLSTSIIINFHMPQPEMSILVPVGVSYDSDLEKVERITLEVAREVQKEVEGGVPDFEPMIRLTAFGDFSINFNVILRAKDFGGQHLLRHEFIKRLKKRYEQEGIKIPFPVREVYLNPAPKN encoded by the coding sequence ATGAGCCTCTTAAAAACCTACGGTGCACTTCTTTTAATACTTATACTCGTTCCTTCGTTGGGTCTCTTTGTAGAGAGGTTTGTGTTTTATAGGTTAAGAAGATTATCAGAAAAGAGCCCTTGGGGTTGGGATAAGGTTTTAATAGACTCTCTTAGGTATATACCTACCCTTTGGTCTTTTTTGATCGCCCTATATCTGGTTTCAGAAGAGCTAAAACTACCTAAGAGTATAGTCTTAGTAAAGGATAAAGCCCTCTGGGTTCTTTTCATTATTTCCTTCGCACTTTTCCTATCAAGACTGGTAGGTGGCTTTCTTAGACTATACATAAACAGATACAGAGAAGACCTTCCTGCCACTTCCCTTGTGGTGCAAGTTTCTCGTGTTGTTATTCTTGTGGTGGGAGTGCTCATAGCCCTTGATAAGATTGGTATAGCCATAACGCCTATTCTTACCGCACTTGGTGTGGGTGGCTTGGCGGTAGCTCTGGCTCTTAAAGATACCCTTGAGAACCTTTTTGCCGGCTTTCATGTATTGGCAACAAAGCAGATAAAGGTGGGAGACTATGTAAGGCTTGAAAGCGGTGAAGAGGGTTTTGTGCAGGACATAACATGGAGAAACACAATTCTGCGTCAGCCTGCAAACAACCTTATAATAGTGCCCAACTCTAAACTCTCTACTTCCATAATCATAAACTTCCATATGCCTCAGCCAGAGATGAGTATACTAGTCCCTGTTGGTGTTTCTTACGACAGCGATTTAGAAAAGGTAGAAAGGATTACCCTTGAGGTGGCAAGAGAGGTGCAAAAAGAAGTGGAGGGCGGAGTGCCAGACTTTGAGCCAATGATACGTCTTACTGCCTTTGGAGATTTTTCTATAAACTTTAATGTGATACTCAGAGCAAAGGACTTTGGAGGTCAGCACCTTCTGAGGCATGAGTTTATAAAGAGGCTAAAGAAAAGATACGAGCAAGAGGGTATAAAGATACCTTTCCCAGTGAGGGAGGTTTATTTAAACCCTGCTCCCAAAAATTAG